One segment of Ipomoea triloba cultivar NCNSP0323 chromosome 12, ASM357664v1 DNA contains the following:
- the LOC115999718 gene encoding E3 ubiquitin protein ligase RIN2-like, with product MGVSYMSVSTVCTVLSFIGLQCWIGWSLDKVSSDGLIVESIINPLNASQALEAILDSYTTIALVANFVINTFVLLILCLKTIFFGELHSSETRKLAERLINYIIYKGTFLPLVVPPTIFQAGLWSTWLVVLCSLKMFQALARDRLDRLNASPTATPWNYFRVYSMLLLVFSLDLFWIKLCLTIYSTISSPIYLLLFFEPLSIAFETLQAILVHGFQLLDIWLHHSSGDIANSRMSKLFDVSAAGSFLEWKCILIRNVGFFLDMMTLLMALAHYVHIWWLHGMAFHLMDAVLFLNIRALLSAIVKRVKGFIKLRIALGTLHGALPDATSEELQAYDDECAICREPMAKAKKLSCNHLFHLACLRSWLDQGLAENYSCPTCRKPLFVGRPENEVNTRAAEVSGDEQLARQMSLVLDRSNLPGHPVPTEVFRNHTQNPLENRDWRGAGVDSSWLGFDGAGPSTGVRSGSLGRVQMMMRHLAAVGETYAQTALEDAAWSLLAMHPSQAAGTSSSPTPPANPPRNPDSTGGGLRLRTPHAAAANDNIAHIVAMAETVREVLPHIPDEIIFQDLQRTNSPTVTVNNLLQM from the exons ATGGGCGTGAGCTACATGTCAGTTTCGACAGTCTGCACTGTTCTTAGCTTTATTGGTCTTCAGTGTTGGATAGGATGGTCACTTGATAAAGTGAGTTCTGATGGGCTTATTGTTGAGAGTATTATCAACCCATTGAATGCAAGTCAGGCACTAGAGGCGATTTTGGATTCATACACCACTATTGCATTGGTGGCCAATTTTGTCATTAACACATTTGTTTTACTCATTTTGTGTCTTAAG ACTATATTCTTTGGAGAGTTGCACTCATCGGAAACCAGGAAATTGGCTGAACGCCTCATCAACTACATTATTTACAAG GGAACTTTTCTTCCTCTGGTAGTTCCACCGACAATATTTCAAGCAGGCCTATGGTCAACATGGCTGGTTGTCCTTTGTTCTTTAAAG ATGTTTCAAGCATTAGCCCGGGATCGCCTTGATCGCTTGAACGCTTCTCCTACTGCTACTCCCTGGAATTATTTTCGAGTTTATTCTATGCTTTTGCTGGTTTTCTCCTTGGACCTATTCTG GATAAAGCTGTGCCTGACCATATACAGCACAATAAGCTCACCAATATATTTACTGCTATTCTTCGAGCCGCTTAGCATTGCCTTTGAGACACTTCAG GCTATTCTGGTTCATGGTTTTCAGTTGCTAGATATATGGCTCCACCACTCTTCAGGAGATATTGCAAATAGTCGAATGTCTAAGCTTTTTGATGTTTCTGCTGCAG GTTCATTTTTGGAATGGAAATGCATTCTTATTCGGAATGTCGGCTTTTTCCTGGACATGATGACATTATTGATGGCTCTTGCACATTATGTGCATATTTGGTGGCTTCATGGCATGGCATTTCACCTTATGGATGCAGTCCTTTTCCTAAATATCCGT GCCTTGTTGAGTGCAATTGTGAAACGCGTCAAAGGATTTATTAAATTGAGAATAGCATTGGGCACCCTTCATGGTGCACTTCCCGATGCAACATCTGAAGAGCTCCAAGCATACGATGATGAATGCGCTATTTGCAGG GAACCAATGGCGAAGGCTAAGAAGCTCTCGTGCAATCATCTCTTCCACCTTGCGTGCTTGAGATCTTG GTTAGATCAAGGTTTAGCCGAGAATTACTCCTGCCCTACTTGCCGGAAGCCACTTTTTGTGGGCAGACCTGAAAATGAAGTAAACACTCGAGCTGCTGAAGTTTCTGGAGACGAACAGCTTGCCCGTCAAATGAGTCTGGTACTTGACCGGTCAAACCTTCCTGGTCATCCCGTTCCCACTGAAGTTTTTCGTAACCACACACAGAACCCTTTGGAAAACCGTGATTGGAG AGGGGCTGGAGTTGATTCAAGTTGGTTGGGTTTCGATGGAGCGGGTCCTTCTACAGGCGTCAGATCAGGGAGTTTAGGTCGAGTTCAGATGATGATGAGGCACCTCGCAGCTGTCGGAGAGACCTATGCCCAGACAGCACTGGAAGACGCTGCATGGAGTCTTTTAGCCATGCATCCCTCCCAGGCAGCCGGCACATCCAGTTCACCTACCCCGCCTGCAAATCCACCAAGGAATCCTGACAGTACTGGCGGCGGTTTGcgcttgagaactccacatgcGGCTGCAGCAAACGACAACATAGCACATATAGTGGCCATGGCTGAAACTGTTAGGGAAGTTCTCCCCCATATCCCCGACGAAATAATATTCCAG GACTTGCAGAGAACAAACTCGCCAACCGTTACTGTGAATAATCTGCTACAGATGTGA
- the LOC116000153 gene encoding 14 kDa proline-rich protein DC2.15-like, giving the protein MASKAQAIFVSFNIFFFAVTTATQYPAAIPGFLTTAGGNVGTGGGNGGGGAGECPRDVLKLGVCLNLLGGLVGVEVGSPPTLPCCTLLAGLTDLEVAACLCTAIRADALGINLNIPVDLSLIFNDCGREVPNGFTC; this is encoded by the coding sequence ATGGCTTCCAAAGCTCAAGCCATTTTTGTTTCCTTCAATATCTTCTTCTTTGCCGTCACCACTGCAACTCAATACCCTGCAGCTATCCCCGGATTCCTCACCACCGCCGGAGGCAACGTTGGCACCGGCGGAGGCAACGGCGGCGGAGGAGCAGGAGAATGCCCGAGAGATGTTTTGAAATTGGGTGTATGTTTAAATTTACTAGGGGGATTGGTGGGGGTCGAGGTGGGTTCTCCTCCGACATTGCCATGCTGCACCTTGCTCGCCGGATTGACTGATCTAGAGGTGGCGGCTTGCCTTTGCACCGCCATCAGAGCCGACGCGCTGGGAATTAATCTGAATATTCCGGTCGATCTTAGCCTCATCTTCAATGACTGTGGACGTGAAGTTCCAAATGGCTTCACCTGCTAA
- the LOC116000152 gene encoding 14 kDa proline-rich protein DC2.15-like, with protein MASKAQASATAIFLSFNIFFFAVTTATQYPAIPGFPATGTGGGNGGSSGGNGGGGAGRCPRDALKLGVCANLLGGLVGAVVGTPPTLPCCSLIAGLADLEAAVCLCTAIRANVLGINLNIPVALSLVLNDCGRQVPNGFTC; from the coding sequence ATGGCTTCCAAAGCTCAAGCCTCGGCCACCGCCATTTTTCTTTCCTTCAATATCTTCTTCTTCGCTGTCACCACTGCAACTCAATACCCTGCTATCCCCGGATTCCCCGCCACCGGCACTGGCGGCGGAAACGGTGGTAGCAGCGGTGGCAACGGCGGCGGAGGAGCAGGACGATGCCCAAGAGATGCTTTGAAATTGGGTGTATGTGCAAATTTACTAGGCGGATTGGTGGGGGCTGTGGTGGGTACCCCACCGACATTGCCATGTTGCAGCTTGATCGCCGGATTGGCTGATCTAGAGGCGGCGGTTTGCCTTTGCACCGCCATTAGAGCCAACGTGCTGGGAATTAATCTGAATATTCCGGTGGCTCTTAGCCTGGTCCTCAATGACTGTGGACGTCAAGTTCCAAATGGCTTCACTTGCTAA